The Lynx canadensis isolate LIC74 chromosome A2, mLynCan4.pri.v2, whole genome shotgun sequence DNA segment AAGTGTCCAGGCCGGTCTGGACGGTGCCCTTGGCCATGGTCACTGCCCCTGTCACCCCAGCGGACACGGTGTCTTTGGTGCCTGTGACAATATTCTTGGTGGTTTCCAGGCCGGTCTGGACCGTGCCCTTGGCCATGCCCAGTGCGCCTGTGAGCCCAGTAGATAGGGTGTCCTTGGTGCCCGTCAGGACGGTCTTTGAAGTGTCCAGGCCGGTCTGGACAGCCCCTTTGGCCACATTCATGGCTCCAGTCACCCCACTGCACACGGTGTCCTTGGTGCCTGTCAGGACAGCCTTGGTGGTGTCCAGGCCAGTCTGGACGGTGCCCTTGGCCATGTTCACTGCCCCTGAGAGCCCCGTGGACACAGTGTCCTTGGTACCCGTCAGGATGGTCTTTGAAGTGTCCAGGCCGGTCTGGACGGTGCTCTTGGCCATGCCCAGTGCACCTGTGAGCCCAGTAGATAGGGTGTCCTTGGTGCCCGTCAGGACGGTCTTTGAAGTGTCCAGGCCGGTCTGGATGGTGCCCTTGGCCATGGTCACTGCCCCTGTCACCCCAGCGGACACGGTGTCTTTGGTGCCTGTGACAATATTCTTGGTGGTGTCCAGGCCGGTCTGGACGGTGCCCTTGGCCATGGTCACTGCCCCTGTCACCCCAGCGGACACGGTGTCTTTGGTGCCTGTGACAATATTCTTGGTGGTGTCCAGGCCGGTCTGGACCGTGCCCTTGGCCATGCCCAGTGCACCTGTGAGCCCAGTAGATAGGGTGTCCTTGGTGCCCGTCAGGACAGTCTTTGAAGTGTCCAGGCCGGTCTGGACGGTGCCCTTGGCCATGCCCAGTGCACCTGTGAGCCCAGTAGATAGGGTGTCCTTGGTGCCCGTGAGGACGGTCTTTGAAGTGTCCAGGCCGGTCTGGACAGCCCCTTTGGCCACATTCATGGCTCCAGTCACCCCACTGCACACGGTGTCCTTGGTGCCTGTCAGGACGGTCTTCGAAGTGTCCAGGCCAGTCTGGACGGTGCCCTTGGCCATGCCCAGTGCACCTGTGAGCCCAGTAGATAGGGTGTCCTTGGTGCCCGTCAGGACGGTCTTTGAAGTGTCCAGGCCGGTCTGGATGGTGCCCTTGGCCATGGTCACTGCCCCTGTCACCCCAGCGGACACGGTGTCTTTGGTGCCTGTGACAATATTCTTGGTGGTGTCCAGGCCGGTCTGGACCGTGCCCTTGGCCATGCCCAGTGCACCGGTGAGCCCAGTAGATAGGGTGTCCTTGGTGCCCGTCAGGACGGTCTTTGAAGTGTCCAGGCCGGTCTGGACGGTGCCCTTGGCCATGGTCACTGCCCCTGTCACCCCAGCGGACACAGTGTCTTTGGTGCCTGTGACAATATTCTTGGTGGTGTCCAGGCCGGTCTGGACGGTGCCCTTGGCCATGCCCAGTGCACCTGTGAGCCCAGTAGATAGGGTGTCCTTGGTGCCCGTCAGGACGGTCTTTGAAGTGTCCAGGCCGGTCTGGACGGTGCCCTTGGCCACCTTCACTGCCCCTGTCACCCCAGCAGACACGGTGTCTTTGGTGCCTGTGACAATATTCTTGGTGGTGTCCAGGCCGGTCTGGACCGTGCCCTTGGCCATGCCCAGTGCACCTGTGACCCCAGTAGATAGGGTGTCCTTGGTGCCCGTCAGGACGGTCTTTGAAGTGTCCAGGCCGGTCTGGACGGCCCCTTTGGCCACATTCATGGCTCCAGTCACCCCACTGCACACGGTGTCCTTGGTGCCCGTCAGGACGGTCTTTGAAGTGTCCAGGCCGGTCTGGACGGTGCCCTTGGCCATGGTCACTGCCCCTGTCACCCCAGCGGACACGGTGTCTTTGGTGCCTGTGACAATATTCTTGGTGGTTTCCAGGCCGGTCTGGACCGTGCCCTTGGCCATGCCCAGTGCGCCTGTGAGCCCAGTAGATAGGGTGTCCTTGGTGCCCGTCAGGACGGTCTTTGAAGTGTCCAGGCCGGTCTGGACAGCCCCTTTGGCCACATTCATGGCTCCAGTCACCCCACTGCACACGGTGTCCTTGGTGCCTGTCAGGACAGCCTTGGTGGTGTCCAGGCCAGTCTGGACGGTGCCCTTGGCCATGTTCACTGCCCCTGAGAGCCCCGTGGACACAGTGTCCTTGGTACCCGTCAGGATGGTCTTTGAAGTGTCCAGGCCGGTCTGGACGGTGCTCTTGGCCATGCCCAGTGCACCTGTGAGCCCAGTAGATAGGGTGTCCTTGGTGCCCGTCAGGACGGTCTTTGAAGTGTCCAGGCCGGTCTGGATGGTGCCCTTGGCCATGGTCACTGCCCCTGTCACCCCAGCGGACACGGTGTCTTTGGTGCCTGTGACAATATTCTTGGTGGTGTCCAGGCCGGTCTGGACGGTGCCCTTGGCCATGGTCACTGCCCCTGTCACCCCAGCGGACACGGTGTCTTTGGTGCCTGTGACAATATTCTTGGTGGTGTCCAGGCCGGTCTGGACCGTGCCCTTGGCCATGCCCAGTGCACCTGTGAGCCCAGTAGATAGGGTGTCCTTGGTGCCCGTCAGGACAGTCTTTGAAGTGTCCAGGCCGGTCTGGACGGTGCCCTTGGCCATGCCCAGTGCACCTGTGAGCCCAGTAGATAGGGTGTCCTTGGTGCCCGTGAGGACGGTCTTTGAAGTGTCCAGGCCGGTCTGGACAGCCCCTTTGGCCACATTCATGGCTCCAGTCACCCCACTGCACACGGTGTCCTTGGTGCCTGTCAGGACGGTCTTCGAAGTGTCCAGGCCAGTCTGGACGGTGCCCTTGGCCATGCCCAGTGCACCTGTGAGCCCAGTAGATAGGGTGTCCTTGGTGCCCGTCAGGACGGTCTTTGAAGTGTCCAGGCCGGTCTGGATGGTGCCCTTGGCCATGGTCACTGCCCCTGTCACCCCAGCGGACACGGTGTCTTTGGTGCCTGTGACAATATTCTTGGTGGTTTCCAGGCCGGTCTGGACGGTGCCCTTGGCCATGTTCACTGCCCCTGTCACCCCAGCAGACACGGTGTCTTTGGTGCCTGTGACAATATTCTTGGTGGTGTCCAGGCCGGTCTGGACCGTGCCCTTGGCCATGCCCAGTGCACCTGTGAGCCCAGTAGATAGGGTGTCCTTGGTGCCCGTCAGGACGGTCTTTGAAGTGTCCAGGCCGGTCTGGACGGCCCCTTTGGCCACATTCATGGCTCCAGTCACCCCACTGCACACGGTGTCCTTGGTGCCCGTCAGGACGGTCTTCGAAGTGTCCAGGCCGGTCTGGACCGTGCCCTTAGCCACACCCACTGCCCCTGTGACGCCACTGGCCACAGTCTCCTTGGCACCTGAGAGGGCAGACCGGGTCATGCCCAGGCCTCCGTGCATCACACCTTTAGCTGTGTCCACCACGCTGGCCATCCCGGAGGAGATGGTGTCCTTGGTCTTACTCATCTTGGAGCTCACCAGGTCCTTTGCCCCAGAGGTCATCTGGTAAGAAAGGACACGCGTGGTCAAGAGGAGAGCCCGAGGCGCTCCGCACCCCAGACTTCAGCCAGCCTGATCCGTCGCGTGCATTAGGGCGAAGGACTGTCACCCAGAGAGTCTGCCCGTCACCTCCCACCTGTACCTACTCTGCTCTCACACTGTCATCCAGCCATGGCCTTCCAGGGCCCGGCCTTCGCGAGCTCTGTCACAGCGCTGGGCGGCGCCCCTGATTGAATAGATCCCCACTGCCAGCGGCAGGTCCCCACACCTCCAGAACCTTTGCCAAAGTCCCCTGGCCTCGGGCTCAGTGCCGGGTGCTGGGTGACATAGTTGGTTCGTCTTGCCTACTCTCCAAAGGGCAGTTTCTCTCATCTGGTCAAACTAACAAAGGGTTGTGGTGGCCTGAGTCGCCACCACTCGCTTTCAACCACAAGCGTGCCGTTTTTAATCCAGAGCTTCTTAACCGGGGTGATTCTACCCTCCGGGGGACCCTGGGTGGCATCTGCGGACATCTGTGGTTGCCACGACTCGGGGACAGGGTGCCCCAGGCGTCGAGCGAGCAGGGCACAGGGATGCCGTgcaactcccccccccacccccgcggtGCCCAGGACGCACCACAACCAGGAGGGATCTGGCCGCAAACGGCCACCATGCTGAGATGGAGGGAGCCCTGAAATTTTGTTCTTACCTCTGCCCACCTGCTACCCTGCCTCATTTCAAGTGGGCACTTGGGCTGTGTGCCTGCAGAGACCTGAGTTCGAATGTCAGCCCTCCGCCCCTccctagcccccccccccccccgctgtgtgacctcaggcaagacACATCCCCTCTGAGCTTTTTGGCTGAAGCCCGGTGACTAACACAACTGCCTCCTTCAAGGATTGTGGAGGAAGGGAGTCAAGGTGCCTGAAGCACTTTGCAGGAGACTGAGACTAAGACGGGGACGGAACAGGGTGTGGCCTTGGCTGTCCGGGTCTGTTGTAATCTGGGCCAGAAGGGCCACTGGCGTTCCTCGTTCCTTGagctgagggcagaggggagtAGAGTTAGACTGCAGGGGGgcgcggggtggggtgggggggtggcgcctgggtggctcagtccgtgaagggtccgacttcggctcaggtcacgatttcgcagttcgtgatttcgagccccgaatcgggatcggcactgacggtgcggagcctgcttgggattctctctctctccctctctctctgcccttcccccactctcactcgcgctctctctcaacatacataaataaactttaaaggaaaataaaaaagactccAGGATGGGCGCTTAAGCGTGCCCAGTGAAGCAGTCCTAACAGGGTTGTGGCGCCCTGCTGTGGCCCTTAGCGGTGGCGCATCAGTCACTCCGTCCGGCCCAGCCTTGGGGACGTGATAGCGAGGGGAGAGCCCCGTTCATCTGAGATGGATGGAAGGTGCAGGAAGGTTCCCTAGCCAcgcctggctgtgtgaccttcagcaagcgGCTTggcttctctgtgctttttggcTGTCGTGTGGGGTACTCTCGCTCCCTTCCTCGCGGGGCAGGTTCACCAGTAAGCGGCACACACGAAGCACGCAGCCCCAAGCCTGGCGTGCGCCGAGGTGCCAGTGTTTCCGGCCCCTTATTGCTAGACGCAGCGGGAGACCGTGCGCAGCCTTGCCGCGCCGGGCAGGTGGGCGGTGGGCGGCATTGCACCCATTTCGCAGATGTGGAAACGGAAGCTCAGAGGCAGGGTAGCAGGTGGGCAGAGGGTAAGAACAAAATTTGTTCTTACCTCTGCCCACGCCTGGAATCCCACAGCAGCACGCAGGCAGGAACCGAAACCTCCCCCGAGAAGCGCCAGAAGGAGGCGGAGGCCATCAGGCCTCAGGTCCACCAGCCCCTCTCACCTTATCCGAAGGCGGCGGCTGCTTCTCCCCGCCGGCCGTCTCCTCCAGGTTGGTGGCTGCTGTGGGCACAGGAGCTGGTCAGGCAACCAGGAAGGGCGAGGGACGTGGGCTGGCATCAGCCAACGGGCCTGGGGCCTGTTGCGTAATTGGTGGGCACAGCCTGAAAGGTCAGGAATGTCCCAGCC contains these protein-coding regions:
- the PLIN4 gene encoding perilipin-4, whose product is MSAQDEGGRDPPKPKGKTLGSFLGSLPGFSSARNLVASAHSSAREVRPVADPAGASPQPQAQAATNLEETAGGEKQPPPSDKMTSGAKDLVSSKMSKTKDTISSGMASVVDTAKGVMHGGLGMTRSALSGAKETVASGVTGAVGVAKGTVQTGLDTSKTVLTGTKDTVCSGVTGAMNVAKGAVQTGLDTSKTVLTGTKDTLSTGLTGALGMAKGTVQTGLDTTKNIVTGTKDTVSAGVTGAVNMAKGTVQTGLETTKNIVTGTKDTVSAGVTGAVTMAKGTIQTGLDTSKTVLTGTKDTLSTGLTGALGMAKGTVQTGLDTSKTVLTGTKDTVCSGVTGAMNVAKGAVQTGLDTSKTVLTGTKDTLSTGLTGALGMAKGTVQTGLDTSKTVLTGTKDTLSTGLTGALGMAKGTVQTGLDTTKNIVTGTKDTVCSGVTGAMNVAKGAVQTGLDTSKTVLTGTKDTLSTGLTGALGMAKGTVQTGLETTKNIVTGTKDTVSAGVTGAVTMAKGTVQTGLDTSKTVLTGTKDTVCSGVTGAMNVAKGAVQTGLDTSKTVLTGTKDTLSTGVTGALGMAKGTVQTGLDTTKNIVTGTKDTVSAGVTGAVKVAKGTVQTGLDTSKTVLTGTKDTLSTGLTGALGMAKGTVQTGLDTTKNIVTGTKDTVSAGVTGAVTMAKGTVQTGLDTSKTVLTGTKDTLSTGLTGALGMAKGTVQTGLDTTKNIVTGTKDTVCSGVTGAMNVAKGAVQTGLDTSKTVLTGTKDTLSTGLTGALGMAKGTVQTGLDTSKTVLTGTKDTLSTGLTGALGMAKGTVQTGLDTTKNIVTGTKDTVCSGVTGAMNVAKGAVQTGLDTSKTVLTGTKDTLSTGLTGALGMAKGTVQTGLETTKNIVTGTKDTVSAGVTGAVTMAKGTVQTGLDTSKTVLTGTKDTVCSGVTGAMNVAKGAVQTGLDTSKTVLTGTKDTLSTGVTGALGMAKGTVQTGLDTTKNIVTGTKDTVSAGVTGAVKVAKGTVQTGLDTSKTVLTGTKDTLSTGLTGALGMAKGTVQTGLDTSKTVLTGTKDTLSTGLTGALGMAKGTVQTGLDTSKTVLTGTKDTVCSGVTGAMNVAKGAVQTGLDTSKTVLTGTKDTLSTGLTGALGMAKGTVQTGLDITKNIVTGTKDTVSAGVTGAGNVAKGAVQTGLGTIQNWLPGTRDPVWGGLTSSSAPRKGGEALSPGVSSAPDTLGAGLDLVREATAEATRPQGATLGREDAGHVATARGHEGPTSFATLRDELKELGDVFQPLDAEEQAQLAASEPEPRVLTADQRSYFVRLGDLAPGFRQRAFEHALSHLQHGQFQARAALAQLEDAFKLIQKAERAPEGQSPPDQGPSSRAEEGATQEVPDSGALSRACSLIQQLHVAYSSLASGLQGLPEELQQRVGRARRSLCELYGLVSSASSVQRLPAERLARSHEGVGRAWQELEQVLDSVQHGPPLCWLVGPFALPPGGQQPNVPEGHCHPEAGSYHLCQRSVWPGGFVRVKLRQPADMATPRGRLEDWTGADIKPAASHLGLPGADALWPSKHLG